Proteins from one Deinococcus actinosclerus genomic window:
- the treY gene encoding malto-oligosyltrehalose synthase, whose protein sequence is MSPAGAARASTDGVRTHLPGATYRLQLHRDFDFAAARRVLPYLARLGVTDVYLSPIWTSTPGSTHGYDVTDHAQVNPELGGLKGLKSLSARARELGLGLIVDFVPNHMGIQGGHNPYWEDVLEHGQASRYAHFFDISWHPLKRALDGKVLLPVLGDQYGRVLERRELRLERQGGAFRLRYWERQLPLSPRSVGQLLAWTADALPAATDTVTLGELASIRRSVDTLPRSTSADLTDTDRVIRAQEVQVMTRRLGALLEDSGAVRGALDATLDAVNADPARLDRVISEQNYRLAFWKVAAEEINYRRFFDINDLAALRMEDPRVFAWAHGTLFDLLRQGLVQGVRLDHTDGLFDPAGYFQALQEGAAQALGREMGDGLPLYVVAEKILEPGETLPEAWAIHGTTGYDFLAQLSGTFVDGANEEELSAIYRRFSGDRLSYGEHLYRGKHLIQRVSLPGEVNVLTEHLERLAETDLNARDFTLSTLRAAIREVIATFPVYRTYIRADGQREPGDDAKIAHAIRDAKAHNRRDGLTLDPSVFDYLHAVLTLNAPDGRTRAAYADFALKFQQLTGPVTAKGAEDTAFYRYARLLSLNEVGGDPALFGTPVTTFHEAAQGRAARWPHAMLAGSTHDTKRGEDTRARISVLSELPQTWSAYLSRWSPLIRSLETDLELGRAPTTLDGYVLLQNALGAYPLDGRTEDFADRLSAYMLKAAREAKLRTSWAAPDEEYEAALDALVRGLLTDDDFMTSLTELHGRISPHGAQNGLSAALVRLTAPGVPDTYQGSEGWNQSLVDPDNRRPVNYGALNRTLGRLERGQGTLALARKLLDTFEDGSVKVLVTWAALQARAAHPELFREGTYRPLDGGRHVLAFARELGTQRAVTVAPRLTFTLTRERTPWATGAAWGTRQLTLPAGTYTNLLTGERLRARGGKTPLAKVLEDFPLALLLRE, encoded by the coding sequence GTGTCTCCGGCCGGGGCCGCACGGGCCAGCACCGACGGCGTCCGGACCCACCTGCCGGGCGCGACGTACCGCCTCCAGCTGCACCGGGACTTCGATTTCGCGGCGGCGCGGCGGGTGCTGCCTTACCTTGCGCGGCTGGGCGTGACCGACGTGTACCTCTCCCCCATCTGGACGAGCACGCCGGGCAGCACGCACGGCTACGACGTGACCGACCACGCGCAGGTCAACCCGGAACTGGGCGGCCTGAAGGGCCTGAAGAGCCTGTCCGCGCGGGCCCGCGAGCTGGGCCTGGGCCTGATCGTGGATTTCGTGCCGAACCACATGGGCATCCAGGGCGGCCACAACCCCTACTGGGAGGACGTGCTGGAGCACGGGCAGGCCAGCCGCTACGCGCATTTCTTCGACATCTCCTGGCATCCGCTGAAGCGGGCGCTGGACGGCAAGGTGCTGCTGCCGGTGCTGGGCGACCAGTACGGGCGGGTGCTGGAACGCCGTGAGCTGCGCCTGGAACGGCAGGGCGGCGCGTTCAGGCTGCGCTACTGGGAGCGGCAGCTGCCCCTCTCGCCGCGCAGCGTGGGACAGCTGCTGGCCTGGACGGCAGACGCCCTGCCCGCCGCGACGGACACGGTCACGCTGGGGGAACTGGCGAGCATCCGCCGCTCGGTGGATACGCTGCCGCGCAGCACCTCGGCCGACCTGACCGACACCGACCGCGTGATCCGCGCGCAGGAGGTGCAGGTCATGACCCGCCGCCTGGGCGCGCTGCTGGAGGACTCGGGAGCGGTGCGCGGCGCGCTGGACGCCACGCTGGACGCCGTGAACGCCGACCCGGCGCGGCTGGACCGGGTGATCAGCGAGCAGAACTACCGGCTGGCGTTCTGGAAGGTCGCCGCCGAGGAGATCAACTACCGGCGTTTCTTCGACATCAACGACCTCGCGGCGCTGCGCATGGAGGACCCCCGCGTGTTCGCCTGGGCGCACGGGACGCTGTTCGACCTGCTGCGTCAGGGGCTCGTGCAGGGCGTGCGGCTCGATCACACCGACGGGCTGTTCGACCCGGCCGGGTACTTCCAGGCCCTCCAGGAAGGCGCCGCACAGGCCCTGGGCCGCGAGATGGGCGACGGGCTGCCGCTGTACGTGGTGGCCGAGAAGATCCTGGAGCCCGGCGAGACCCTGCCCGAGGCCTGGGCGATTCACGGCACGACCGGGTACGACTTCCTGGCGCAGCTCAGCGGCACCTTCGTGGACGGCGCGAACGAGGAGGAACTGAGTGCCATCTACCGCCGCTTCAGCGGGGACCGGCTGTCGTACGGGGAGCACCTGTACCGCGGTAAGCACCTGATCCAGCGGGTCAGCCTGCCGGGCGAGGTGAACGTCCTGACCGAGCACCTCGAGCGGCTGGCCGAGACGGACCTGAACGCGCGGGACTTCACGCTGAGCACGCTGCGCGCCGCGATCCGCGAGGTCATCGCGACGTTCCCGGTGTACCGCACGTACATCCGCGCCGACGGGCAGCGCGAACCCGGCGACGACGCGAAGATCGCCCACGCCATCCGCGACGCGAAGGCCCACAACCGCCGGGACGGCCTGACCCTGGACCCCAGCGTGTTCGACTACCTGCACGCCGTGCTGACCCTGAACGCCCCGGACGGGCGGACGCGCGCGGCCTACGCGGACTTCGCGCTGAAATTCCAGCAGCTGACCGGGCCGGTCACGGCCAAGGGCGCCGAGGACACGGCCTTCTACCGCTACGCGCGGCTGCTGTCGCTGAACGAGGTGGGGGGAGACCCGGCGCTGTTCGGCACGCCGGTCACGACCTTCCACGAGGCGGCGCAGGGCCGCGCGGCGCGCTGGCCGCACGCGATGCTCGCGGGCAGCACCCACGACACCAAGCGCGGCGAGGACACCCGCGCGCGCATCAGCGTGCTGTCCGAGCTGCCGCAGACGTGGTCGGCGTACCTGAGCCGCTGGTCGCCGCTGATCCGCAGCCTGGAAACCGACCTGGAACTGGGCCGCGCGCCCACCACCCTGGACGGGTACGTGCTCCTGCAGAACGCGCTGGGCGCGTACCCGCTGGACGGCCGCACGGAGGACTTCGCGGACCGCCTGAGCGCGTACATGCTCAAGGCGGCGCGCGAGGCGAAACTCCGCACGAGCTGGGCCGCGCCCGACGAGGAGTACGAGGCGGCGCTGGACGCCCTGGTGCGCGGCCTGCTGACCGACGACGACTTCATGACGTCACTGACCGAACTGCACGGCCGGATCAGCCCGCACGGGGCGCAGAACGGCCTGAGTGCCGCGCTGGTGCGCCTGACCGCGCCCGGCGTGCCCGACACGTACCAGGGCAGCGAGGGCTGGAACCAGAGCCTCGTCGATCCGGACAACCGCCGCCCCGTAAACTACGGCGCGCTGAACCGCACGCTGGGGCGCCTGGAACGCGGGCAGGGCACCCTGGCGCTGGCCCGCAAACTGCTCGACACCTTCGAGGACGGCAGCGTGAAGGTCCTGGTCACCTGGGCGGCCCTCCAGGCCCGCGCCGCGCACCCCGAGCTGTTCCGGGAAGGCACGTACCGGCCCCTGGACGGCGGTCGGCACGTCCTGGCGTTCGCGCGGGAACTGGGGACGCAGCGGGCCGTGACGGTCGCGCCGCGCCTGACCTTCACCCTGACGCGCGAGCGGACCCCCTGGGCAACCGGGGCGGCGTGGGGCACGCGGCAGCTGACCCTGCCTGCCGGGACGTACACCAACCTCCTGACCGGGGAGCGGCTGCGCGCCCGCGGCGGCAAGACCCCGCTGGCGAAGGTGCTGGAGGACTTCCCGCTGGCCCTGCTGCTGCGCGAGTGA
- a CDS encoding CAP domain-containing protein, with translation MKGNATLDIAAQAQSAGMALYGYFDHTSALDGSSPLRRVQAAGMNPISVAENIAAGQQTPQEVVDAWLRSPGHCRNIMGDFTMVGLSYVQRPGTKFTRYWTQVFARP, from the coding sequence CTGAAGGGCAACGCGACCCTGGACATCGCCGCCCAGGCCCAGTCGGCGGGGATGGCACTGTACGGCTACTTCGATCACACCAGCGCGCTGGACGGGAGCAGCCCCCTGCGGCGCGTGCAGGCCGCCGGGATGAACCCAATCAGCGTCGCCGAGAACATCGCCGCCGGGCAGCAGACGCCGCAGGAGGTGGTGGACGCCTGGCTGCGCAGCCCCGGCCACTGCCGCAACATCATGGGCGACTTCACGATGGTGGGCCTGAGCTACGTGCAGCGCCCCGGCACGAAGTTCACCCGCTACTGGACGCAGGTCTTCGCCCGGCCCTGA
- the treZ gene encoding malto-oligosyltrehalose trehalohydrolase yields MTTSEQPGTQRQRSRLGAQLLPGGRETRFRAWSTRAGQMCVRIGNESHVMEPQPGAYFETVLPVGAGTRYCFELDGHALPDPYARFMPHGVHGDSEVVDFSVYAWQHPDWTGRALAECVFYELHVGTFTPEGTYRAAQARLPELVDLGVTAIQMMPVAAFPGERGWGYDGVALFAPFAPYGRPEDLMAFVDAAHGLGLAVFLDVVYNHFGPDGNYLTSYSPSYFTDRFHTAWGQGLDYAEPHMRRYITGNARMWLQDYRFDGLRLDATASMQDDSEEHILHELARETHALGGGHILLAEDHRNLPELVTETGLDGIWVDDFHHEVRVTLTEEQEGYYGGFRGGARELAHVIGRGWQYEGQFWNVTGEEHNRGRPATDLEAPSFVYCIQNHDQVGNRALGDRLHHFDSVTLAEYRGASTLLLSLPMTPLLFQGQEWAASTPFPFFSDHAGELGQMVTEGRQREFAYFSGFSTLNVPDPQAAGTFESAKLNWAERGEGEHGRTLALYRHLLRLRREDPVLRERSRRFIRAGAVDTGAGEALWVRWETPQGVRALLWNLTHTPLTPGLLALPFALPPEVLLHSEGDLHAPAALGELHLSPGEAALLAGPVEA; encoded by the coding sequence ATGACCACGTCGGAACAGCCAGGGACTCAGCGTCAGCGCTCCCGCCTGGGGGCGCAACTCCTGCCGGGGGGCCGGGAGACGCGCTTCCGGGCCTGGAGTACCCGCGCCGGGCAGATGTGCGTGCGGATCGGGAACGAGTCTCACGTGATGGAGCCGCAGCCCGGCGCGTATTTCGAGACGGTGCTGCCGGTCGGGGCGGGCACCCGCTACTGCTTCGAACTGGACGGTCACGCGTTGCCGGACCCGTACGCGCGTTTCATGCCGCACGGCGTGCACGGCGACTCGGAGGTCGTGGATTTCTCCGTGTACGCGTGGCAGCATCCGGACTGGACGGGACGGGCGCTGGCCGAGTGCGTGTTCTACGAACTGCACGTGGGCACGTTCACGCCGGAAGGCACGTACAGGGCGGCGCAGGCGCGGCTGCCGGAGCTGGTGGACCTGGGCGTGACCGCGATCCAGATGATGCCGGTCGCGGCCTTCCCCGGCGAGCGGGGCTGGGGGTACGACGGCGTGGCGCTGTTCGCGCCGTTCGCGCCGTACGGCCGCCCCGAGGACCTGATGGCGTTCGTGGACGCCGCGCACGGTCTGGGCCTGGCGGTGTTCCTGGACGTGGTGTACAACCACTTCGGGCCGGACGGGAACTACCTGACGAGCTACAGCCCGTCGTACTTCACGGACCGCTTCCACACGGCGTGGGGGCAGGGCCTGGACTACGCCGAGCCGCACATGCGCCGCTACATCACCGGGAACGCGCGCATGTGGCTGCAGGACTACCGCTTCGACGGCCTGCGGCTGGACGCGACCGCCAGCATGCAGGACGACAGCGAGGAGCACATCCTGCACGAACTGGCGCGCGAGACGCACGCGCTGGGCGGCGGGCACATCCTGCTGGCCGAGGATCACCGCAACCTGCCGGAACTGGTCACCGAGACCGGCCTGGACGGCATCTGGGTGGACGACTTCCACCACGAGGTGCGCGTGACCCTGACAGAGGAGCAGGAGGGCTACTACGGGGGCTTCCGGGGCGGCGCGCGCGAACTGGCGCACGTCATTGGCAGGGGCTGGCAGTACGAGGGGCAGTTCTGGAACGTGACCGGCGAGGAACACAACCGCGGCCGGCCCGCCACCGACCTGGAGGCGCCGAGCTTCGTGTACTGCATCCAGAATCATGATCAGGTGGGGAACCGCGCGCTGGGCGACCGCCTGCACCACTTCGACTCCGTGACGCTGGCCGAGTACCGCGGGGCGAGCACGCTGCTGCTGTCGCTGCCGATGACGCCGCTGCTGTTCCAGGGGCAGGAGTGGGCGGCGAGCACGCCCTTCCCGTTCTTCAGCGACCACGCCGGCGAACTGGGGCAGATGGTGACCGAGGGGCGGCAGCGCGAGTTCGCGTACTTCTCGGGCTTCAGCACGCTGAACGTGCCCGACCCGCAGGCCGCCGGGACGTTCGAGAGCGCGAAGCTGAACTGGGCCGAGCGCGGGGAGGGCGAGCACGGGCGCACGCTGGCGCTGTACCGCCACCTGCTGCGCCTGCGCCGGGAGGATCCGGTGCTGCGGGAGCGGTCGCGCCGCTTCATCCGGGCGGGCGCGGTGGACACCGGCGCCGGGGAGGCGCTGTGGGTGCGCTGGGAGACCCCGCAGGGCGTGCGGGCCCTGCTGTGGAACCTGACACACACGCCGCTCACGCCGGGGCTGCTGGCGCTGCCGTTCGCGCTGCCGCCGGAGGTGCTGCTGCACTCCGAGGGGGACCTGCACGCGCCCGCCGCGCTGGGCGAGCTGCACCTGAGTCCGGGTGAGGCCGCGCTGCTGGCCGGGCCGGTGGAGGCGTGA
- a CDS encoding DoxX family protein, with the protein MTDSPVPPRPSVGTLLLAALFVTAGALHFVAPAPFDRIVPPWVPLTARQATLISGAAELLGGLGLLLPRTRPAARWGLLALLVAVFPANVWMAQDPGRFGVSPAVAWGRLPLQPLLMWAVWRAGRARLVGADPPR; encoded by the coding sequence GTGACTGACTCTCCTGTGCCTCCCCGCCCGAGCGTGGGGACGCTGCTGCTCGCGGCGCTGTTCGTCACGGCGGGCGCGCTGCACTTCGTGGCGCCTGCTCCCTTCGACCGGATCGTGCCTCCCTGGGTACCCCTGACGGCGCGGCAGGCGACCCTGATCAGCGGCGCGGCGGAACTCCTGGGCGGACTGGGCCTGCTGCTCCCGCGCACCCGCCCCGCCGCCCGCTGGGGCCTGCTGGCGCTGCTCGTGGCGGTCTTCCCCGCGAACGTCTGGATGGCGCAGGACCCCGGGCGATTCGGGGTCAGTCCGGCAGTCGCGTGGGGCCGCCTGCCCCTGCAACCGCTGCTGATGTGGGCGGTCTGGCGTGCGGGCCGGGCCCGGCTGGTCGGCGCTGACCCGCCGCGCTGA
- a CDS encoding sensor histidine kinase: protein MSGQPARPQRDLLRELLLALLPLIATVTLLFLATQPAYTVLLHGGKGLSPYAYQGLVQDLLQYRIALLDPQVTPEKRAAWYEQVLSSASNRSQFVLLDSIEASDEFRLLNVQRGLERRTPAGLKRAINEAIALNNLVRDYSAAQGAAYEKAFVELRRALIGSAVFSGLLSLVLILRALLLWRAEQRRAQQREDRQREALNLASHEMRRPLQSLLLAADALRAAPDETLRQRLLAQIEDSAAQLASRADLTRLNDLYLDVTLRVQPTDLTALVRRFSSSRVHVTAPEQLLWPVDANRVRQMLENLVENAVKYTQGAVELTLDAAQGAPRVQVRDHGPGMSDELRGRVFLPYERGPQSLAPGSGLGLPLVRRYARAHGGDVMLTHAPGGGLLITLTFGQAETHVRPLTPQGRLTPG from the coding sequence ATGAGCGGCCAACCGGCCCGGCCACAGCGCGACCTGCTGCGGGAACTGCTGCTGGCCCTGCTGCCACTGATCGCTACCGTGACGCTGCTGTTCCTGGCCACCCAGCCGGCATATACCGTTCTGCTGCACGGGGGGAAGGGCCTGAGCCCCTATGCCTATCAGGGGCTGGTGCAGGACCTGCTGCAGTACCGCATTGCGCTGCTGGACCCGCAGGTCACCCCTGAGAAGCGCGCGGCGTGGTACGAACAGGTGTTGAGCAGCGCCAGCAACCGGTCGCAGTTCGTTCTGCTCGACAGCATCGAGGCCAGCGACGAGTTCAGGCTGCTCAACGTGCAGCGCGGACTGGAGCGGCGCACGCCAGCCGGACTGAAGCGGGCGATCAACGAGGCGATCGCGCTGAACAACCTCGTGCGGGACTACAGCGCCGCGCAGGGAGCTGCCTACGAGAAGGCCTTCGTCGAGCTTCGCCGCGCCCTGATCGGCAGCGCGGTCTTTTCCGGGTTGCTGAGCCTGGTCTTGATCCTGCGCGCGCTGCTGCTGTGGCGTGCCGAGCAGCGCCGCGCGCAGCAGCGCGAGGACCGTCAGCGTGAAGCCCTGAACCTCGCCAGTCACGAGATGCGCCGCCCCCTTCAGTCCCTGCTACTGGCAGCGGACGCCCTGCGGGCCGCGCCGGATGAGACCCTGCGTCAGCGGCTCCTGGCCCAGATCGAGGACAGCGCCGCGCAGCTCGCCAGCCGGGCCGACCTGACCCGCCTGAACGACCTGTACCTGGACGTGACGCTGCGCGTGCAGCCGACGGATCTGACGGCACTCGTGCGGCGGTTCTCGTCCAGCCGCGTCCACGTGACGGCCCCGGAGCAGCTGCTGTGGCCCGTGGACGCGAACCGTGTGCGGCAGATGCTGGAGAACCTTGTGGAGAACGCGGTCAAGTACACGCAGGGCGCCGTGGAGCTCACGCTGGACGCCGCGCAGGGGGCGCCGCGCGTGCAGGTGCGCGATCACGGGCCGGGCATGAGTGACGAGCTGCGCGGGCGCGTGTTCCTGCCCTACGAGCGTGGCCCGCAGAGTCTCGCGCCCGGCAGTGGTCTGGGCCTGCCGCTGGTGCGGCGCTACGCCCGCGCGCACGGCGGGGACGTGATGCTCACGCACGCGCCCGGCGGGGGCCTGCTGATCACGCTGACCTTCGGTCAGGCGGAAACCCACGTGCGTCCCCTCACGCCCCAGGGCAGGCTGACGCCAGGCTGA
- a CDS encoding Bax inhibitor-1/YccA family protein — MQTYPTTARSTDIVRTFMARTYSWMAAGLALTAGIAWLTASNEALALQVLNLRLPLVIAQLALVFVLSLGAQRLPSALAGVLFIVYAALTGLTFSSILLAYDLSAVTAAFATTAGTFGLMSVAGFVIKKDLSAMGRFFMFAVIGLFVAMIVNLFVASSALTLGISIVGVLLFAGLTAYDTQMLRNLALSGVQGEQAERAAINGALALYLDFINMFLFILRLFGIGGSRD, encoded by the coding sequence ATGCAGACCTATCCCACCACTGCCCGTTCGACCGACATCGTGCGGACGTTCATGGCCCGCACCTATTCCTGGATGGCGGCCGGTCTGGCCCTGACCGCCGGCATCGCGTGGCTGACCGCCAGCAACGAGGCCCTGGCCCTGCAGGTGCTGAACCTGCGCCTGCCGCTGGTCATCGCGCAGCTGGCGCTGGTGTTCGTGCTGAGCCTCGGCGCGCAGCGCCTGCCCAGCGCCCTGGCCGGCGTGCTGTTCATCGTGTACGCCGCCCTGACCGGCCTGACGTTCTCGTCGATCCTGCTCGCCTACGACCTGAGCGCCGTGACGGCCGCGTTCGCCACGACCGCCGGGACCTTCGGCCTGATGAGCGTGGCGGGCTTCGTGATCAAGAAGGACCTGAGCGCCATGGGCCGCTTCTTCATGTTCGCGGTGATCGGCCTGTTCGTCGCCATGATCGTGAACCTGTTCGTGGCAAGCAGCGCCCTGACGCTGGGGATCAGCATTGTGGGCGTGCTGCTGTTCGCGGGCCTCACCGCGTACGACACGCAGATGCTGCGCAACCTCGCCCTGAGTGGCGTGCAGGGCGAGCAGGCCGAGCGGGCCGCGATCAACGGGGCGCTGGCGCTGTACCTGGACTTCATCAACATGTTCCTGTTCATCCTGCGTCTGTTCGGCATCGGCGGCAGCCGCGACTGA
- a CDS encoding PKD domain-containing protein, whose product MRRVRPLLAPMVALSLVASAAGQAQPAELFRVGSSMSSDHLAPLTVTLRVTQPGGYTVVWAYGDGATATGDQVTHTYYRPDTYQVKVTLLDRQGREVGRSEMPITVRGSGAERAELTVLHAADGTVRLSELGSVLYRPGPARLILDGRDVTGPARLSPGQHTAAALAVTSSGQPTQRQLTLTAAPLTASLPFDGEVLRLTNQARAQGWNCDSQRPGGPGLPP is encoded by the coding sequence ATGCGCCGTGTACGTCCCCTGCTGGCCCCGATGGTCGCGTTGTCGCTGGTCGCCTCTGCGGCCGGGCAGGCGCAGCCGGCCGAACTGTTCCGCGTGGGGTCCAGCATGAGCAGCGACCACCTCGCGCCCCTGACGGTCACGCTGCGGGTCACGCAGCCCGGCGGGTACACGGTCGTCTGGGCGTACGGGGACGGCGCCACCGCCACCGGCGACCAGGTCACCCACACGTACTACCGCCCGGACACCTATCAGGTGAAGGTCACCCTGCTCGACCGTCAGGGGCGCGAGGTCGGCCGCAGCGAGATGCCCATCACCGTGAGGGGGAGTGGCGCCGAGCGCGCCGAGCTGACCGTCCTGCACGCCGCCGACGGTACCGTCCGCCTGAGTGAGCTGGGCAGCGTGCTCTACCGCCCCGGCCCGGCGCGCCTGATCCTCGACGGCCGCGACGTCACGGGTCCGGCGCGACTGAGTCCGGGGCAGCACACGGCGGCGGCCCTGGCGGTCACCAGCAGCGGGCAACCCACGCAGCGCCAGCTGACCCTGACCGCCGCGCCCCTGACCGCCAGCCTGCCCTTTGACGGCGAGGTGCTGCGCCTCACCAATCAGGCGCGCGCGCAGGGCTGGAACTGTGACAGCCAGCGCCCCGGCGGTCCGGGCCTGCCCCCCTGA
- a CDS encoding GNAT family N-acetyltransferase gives MTVPPRPRTPDDLPALVAALRAVHEQSGYPSAWPDDPAAFVLGRGEAWVAEHAGRAAGQVMLAPLPEPRPVWAAPLGLPGEILEVKRLFVSPDAQGLGLARALLAHALRESRARGAFSVLQVNATSLPAIRLYEREGWRFLTRAQAAWTDPDGSHPWVRVYAQPTP, from the coding sequence ATGACCGTCCCGCCGCGCCCCCGCACGCCCGACGACCTGCCCGCGCTCGTGGCGGCCCTGCGCGCCGTGCACGAGCAGTCCGGGTACCCCTCCGCATGGCCGGATGATCCGGCGGCGTTCGTGTTGGGCCGCGGCGAGGCCTGGGTGGCGGAACACGCGGGCCGCGCGGCGGGGCAGGTCATGCTGGCGCCCCTGCCCGAACCGCGCCCGGTCTGGGCGGCGCCGCTGGGCCTGCCGGGCGAGATCCTGGAAGTCAAGCGGCTGTTCGTCAGTCCGGACGCGCAGGGGCTGGGGCTCGCGCGGGCGCTGCTGGCCCACGCGCTGCGCGAGTCGCGGGCGCGCGGGGCGTTCAGCGTCCTGCAGGTGAACGCGACCAGCCTGCCCGCCATCCGTCTGTACGAGCGCGAGGGCTGGCGGTTCCTGACGCGCGCGCAGGCCGCGTGGACGGACCCGGACGGCTCGCATCCCTGGGTGCGGGTCTACGCGCAGCCCACGCCTTGA
- a CDS encoding molybdopterin-dependent oxidoreductase, with the protein MTPLHPARVALSVLLLHPALLHIAAAQTWGSPASWKPFTYARAAQPTPARKPGEKTLLALDGTTGTLKLTLRQLQAMPAMRYTILHRQLKQTFTYQGVTLRDLAARGGFAGKDLRVYAANGYFTTIHADDYMNEPIMLAYSADGQPITTLQKGPLTVVLPAQPARLNGPEYGAAWVWYAERIAPLK; encoded by the coding sequence GTGACCCCGCTGCACCCCGCCCGCGTGGCCCTGAGCGTCCTGCTGCTGCACCCCGCGCTGCTCCACATCGCTGCGGCGCAGACCTGGGGCTCCCCCGCGAGCTGGAAGCCCTTCACGTACGCCCGCGCCGCCCAGCCCACCCCGGCCCGCAAGCCCGGCGAGAAGACCCTGCTGGCCCTCGACGGCACGACGGGCACCCTCAAGCTCACGCTACGGCAGTTGCAGGCCATGCCGGCCATGCGCTACACCATCCTGCACCGCCAGCTCAAGCAGACCTTCACCTACCAGGGCGTCACGCTGCGCGACCTCGCCGCGCGGGGCGGTTTCGCCGGCAAGGACCTCCGGGTATACGCCGCGAACGGGTACTTCACGACCATCCACGCCGACGACTACATGAACGAACCGATCATGCTCGCCTACAGTGCGGACGGGCAACCCATCACGACGCTGCAGAAGGGGCCGCTGACCGTCGTGCTGCCCGCCCAGCCCGCGCGGCTGAACGGCCCGGAATACGGCGCCGCCTGGGTGTGGTACGCCGAGCGGATCGCCCCGCTGAAATGA
- a CDS encoding metallophosphoesterase family protein — protein sequence MRVAVISDVHGNAFALDAALREVRAAGPDLIVNLGDQAEGSADPARALEMQAELAAAGALEVRGNNEEKLWPGGRRSALSRHYGAWLAEHTDPALLARVAALPLTARALGGALLACHGTPDSAWHSLLWVWDHGGFYRARDPRELRAALDPLGAEVVLCGHTHRAGTTRVGDTLLVNAGSVSDQVDGDPRARWTLLDRANGQWAVTFHAVPYDIEAAVAWACTHTPFGDGEAQLLRTGTMDARGDGVWEGPQP from the coding sequence ATGAGGGTCGCGGTGATCAGTGACGTGCACGGAAACGCCTTCGCGCTGGACGCGGCGCTGCGCGAGGTGCGCGCCGCCGGCCCGGACCTGATCGTGAACCTGGGCGATCAGGCCGAGGGGAGCGCCGACCCCGCCCGCGCGCTGGAGATGCAGGCGGAACTGGCCGCGGCGGGCGCGCTGGAGGTGCGCGGCAACAACGAGGAGAAACTCTGGCCCGGCGGGCGCCGCTCGGCCCTGTCCCGGCACTACGGCGCGTGGCTGGCCGAGCACACCGATCCGGCCCTGCTGGCGCGCGTGGCGGCCCTGCCCCTGACGGCCCGCGCGCTGGGCGGCGCGCTGCTGGCCTGCCACGGCACGCCGGACAGCGCGTGGCACAGCCTGCTGTGGGTGTGGGATCACGGCGGATTCTACCGGGCCCGCGACCCGCGTGAGCTGCGCGCGGCGCTGGACCCGCTGGGCGCGGAGGTCGTGCTGTGCGGGCACACCCACCGCGCCGGGACGACCCGCGTGGGGGACACGCTGCTCGTGAACGCCGGGTCGGTCAGCGATCAGGTGGACGGCGACCCCCGCGCCCGCTGGACGCTGCTGGACCGCGCGAACGGCCAGTGGGCCGTCACCTTCCACGCCGTGCCGTACGACATCGAGGCCGCCGTGGCCTGGGCCTGCACCCACACGCCCTTCGGGGACGGCGAGGCGCAGCTGCTGCGCACCGGCACCATGGACGCCCGCGGGGACGGCGTGTGGGAGGGCCCGCAGCCCTGA